The nucleotide window CACCAAACCGGGAAAATTTAGAAAACTAAGCGAAAAAACCTTACAGAAATATGCCGACGCTTTCGGGATCACTGTAGAGGAACTAAAGAATTTTGACGGAAAATAGATGAACGATACTTCCAAACTGAACTTCACCCACCACCAGGCAGCACACTGCGAAAACGGCGTGGCGTCCAACCTGCTGAAGGACAAAGGCCTGAACCTTAGCGAACCCATGATTTTCGGCATTGGCTCCGGTCTCTATTTTGTGTACCTGCCCTTTCTGAAGGTCAATTTTGCGCCGGGTTTCAGTTACAGACCGATGCCAGGGGCCATCTTTTCCAAAGCCGCCAAAAGACTCGGTATCAAGATTAAAAGACAGCGGTTTTCCAACCCAAAGGAAGCCCAGGCCGCCCTCGAAAGAAACCTCGAAAACAAAATTCCGACGGGATTGCAGGTTGGTGTTTTCCATCTGACCTATTTCCCTGAAGAGTATAAATTCCACTTCAACGCCCATAACCTGGTGGTGTACGGCAAGGAAGGTGACCGGTTCCTGATCAGCGATCCGGTGATGAACGAAACCACCAAACTTACCGAGAAAGAACTGGAACGCGTACGCTATGCGAAAGGCGTTATGGCGCCGAAAGGCCACATGTACTTTCCAACGGACATTCCGGCCACGCTGGAGCTGGAAAAAGCCATTGTAAAAGGGATTAAGGATACCTGCAACAAGATGCTCGCACCGGTTCCCATCATCGGCGTAAAGGCCATCCGGTGGGTGGCGCGCAGTATCCCGAAATGGGCCGACAAAAAAGGTGCGAAAACCACGAATCACTATTTAGGTCAGCTCATCCGCATGCAGGAAGAGATTGGCACCGGCGGCGGCGGGTTCCGTTACATTTACGGCGCCTTTCTGGCGGAAGCGGCAGACGTTTTAAAGAAACCCGAACTGAAAGAA belongs to Chryseobacterium sp. and includes:
- a CDS encoding BtrH N-terminal domain-containing protein, which codes for MNDTSKLNFTHHQAAHCENGVASNLLKDKGLNLSEPMIFGIGSGLYFVYLPFLKVNFAPGFSYRPMPGAIFSKAAKRLGIKIKRQRFSNPKEAQAALERNLENKIPTGLQVGVFHLTYFPEEYKFHFNAHNLVVYGKEGDRFLISDPVMNETTKLTEKELERVRYAKGVMAPKGHMYFPTDIPATLELEKAIVKGIKDTCNKMLAPVPIIGVKAIRWVARSIPKWADKKGAKTTNHYLGQLIRMQEEIGTGGGGFRYIYGAFLAEAADVLKKPELKELSREITDIGDLWRDFAVDIARVYKNRNSKSDIYNNLSQSMLNIADLEEAFFRKLREVVR